The proteins below come from a single Azospirillum thermophilum genomic window:
- a CDS encoding LysR family transcriptional regulator produces the protein MSKPTRSPATRPPATRPPATRVLPAVTDVDIRLLRVFRTVVESGGFSAAEVELNISRAAISLHMADLERRLGLRLCRRGRAGFLLTDEGRLAYEATLRLLAGLESFRSEINAAHGRLRGELNIGITDNLVTLPQMRVTNALGNLKRQGPEVRVNIRMIPPNEIERGVLDGRLHVGVVPARRALPGLDRFSLYQEESRLYCGRGHPLFEAEAAAVTPAVLAAADAVAPTEAQQVPDAIGFQRALTATATATDREGVAFLILTGCYLGFLPTHYARQWVERGAMRALLPDSHRYSLDFHAVTKKGAQPNLVLERFLALLKQTETAAA, from the coding sequence ATGAGCAAGCCCACCCGTTCCCCGGCCACCCGCCCCCCGGCCACCCGCCCCCCGGCCACCCGCGTGCTGCCCGCCGTCACCGACGTGGACATCCGGCTCCTGCGCGTCTTCCGGACGGTGGTGGAGAGCGGCGGCTTCTCGGCGGCGGAGGTCGAGCTGAACATCAGCCGCGCGGCGATCAGCCTGCACATGGCCGACCTGGAGCGGCGGCTGGGGCTGCGGCTGTGCCGGCGCGGGCGGGCCGGCTTCCTGCTGACCGACGAGGGGCGGCTCGCCTACGAGGCGACCCTGCGGCTGCTGGCCGGGCTGGAGAGCTTCCGCAGCGAGATCAATGCCGCCCATGGCCGGCTGCGCGGTGAACTCAACATCGGCATCACCGACAACCTCGTCACCCTGCCGCAGATGCGCGTGACCAACGCGCTGGGCAACCTGAAGCGCCAGGGGCCGGAGGTGCGGGTCAACATCCGCATGATCCCGCCCAACGAGATCGAGCGCGGCGTGCTGGACGGGCGGCTGCATGTCGGGGTGGTCCCGGCGCGCCGCGCGCTGCCCGGCCTCGACCGCTTCTCCCTGTATCAGGAGGAGTCGCGGCTCTATTGCGGGCGCGGCCACCCGCTGTTCGAGGCGGAGGCCGCGGCGGTCACGCCCGCGGTGCTGGCGGCGGCGGACGCGGTGGCGCCGACCGAGGCGCAGCAGGTTCCCGACGCCATCGGCTTCCAGCGGGCGCTGACCGCCACCGCGACCGCCACCGACCGCGAGGGCGTCGCCTTCCTGATCCTGACCGGCTGCTATCTGGGGTTCCTGCCCACCCATTACGCACGGCAGTGGGTGGAGCGCGGCGCCATGCGCGCCCTGCTGCCGGACAGCCATCGCTACAGCCTGGACTTCCACGCCGTGACCAAGAAAGGGGCGCAGCCCAATCTGGTGCTGGAACGGTTCCTCGCCCTGCTGAAACAGACGGAGACGGCGGCTGCCTGA
- a CDS encoding ABC transporter substrate-binding protein: MKTKTIASLVAAAVAGWCATAAAADKVTLQLKWVTQAQFAGYYVAAEKGFYKEAGLDVTIKAGGPDINPTQVIAAGGADVIVDWMPSALATREKGVPLVNIAQIFQTSGMMLTCRKDANIASPKDFKGNTLGVWFAGNEYPFLSWMSRLGYSTSGANPDVKVLKQGFNVDPLLQKQAACISTMTYNEYWQIIEAGVKPEELVVFKYQDQGVATLEDGLYTTEKQLADPKTVEKLARFVKASAKGWEYAAKNQAEAVDIVLAADASGAQTKEHQTTMMQEVAKLLEGSKKGTGYLDPADFDRTVEVLLSGASAPVISRKPEGAYSHAVFDAAAKL, encoded by the coding sequence ATGAAGACCAAGACGATCGCCTCCCTGGTCGCCGCCGCCGTTGCCGGCTGGTGCGCCACCGCCGCCGCCGCGGACAAGGTCACCCTGCAGTTGAAGTGGGTCACCCAGGCCCAGTTCGCCGGCTATTACGTCGCCGCCGAGAAGGGCTTCTACAAGGAGGCCGGGCTGGACGTCACCATCAAGGCGGGCGGGCCGGACATCAACCCGACGCAGGTCATCGCCGCCGGCGGAGCGGACGTGATCGTCGACTGGATGCCCTCGGCGCTGGCGACCCGCGAGAAGGGCGTGCCGCTGGTCAACATCGCGCAGATCTTCCAGACCTCGGGCATGATGCTGACCTGCCGGAAGGATGCCAACATCGCCTCGCCCAAGGACTTCAAGGGCAACACGCTGGGCGTCTGGTTCGCCGGCAACGAGTATCCCTTCCTGTCCTGGATGAGCAGGCTCGGCTATTCCACCTCCGGCGCCAATCCCGACGTGAAGGTGCTGAAGCAGGGCTTCAACGTCGACCCGCTGCTGCAGAAGCAGGCGGCCTGCATCTCCACCATGACCTACAACGAGTACTGGCAGATCATCGAGGCCGGCGTGAAGCCGGAGGAGCTGGTGGTCTTCAAGTACCAGGACCAGGGCGTCGCCACGCTGGAGGACGGGCTCTACACGACGGAGAAGCAGCTCGCCGACCCGAAGACGGTCGAGAAGCTCGCCCGCTTCGTGAAGGCGTCGGCCAAGGGTTGGGAATACGCCGCGAAGAACCAGGCGGAGGCGGTGGACATCGTGCTGGCCGCCGACGCCAGCGGCGCCCAGACCAAGGAGCACCAGACCACCATGATGCAGGAGGTCGCCAAGCTGCTGGAGGGCTCGAAGAAGGGCACCGGCTACCTCGACCCGGCCGATTTCGACCGCACCGTGGAGGTCCTGCTGTCCGGCGCCTCGGCCCCGGTGATCAGCAGGAAGCCGGAGGGCGCCTACAGCCACGCCGTGTTCGACGCCGCGGCGAAGCTGTAA
- a CDS encoding PhoX family protein, translated as MSQLPETSRRSVLRILAGMPLLPVAGMAGGSAVTLLAPTGAAAKAAPTAAEFIGMAAPATARAQASTQVESSMVVTFADGKKQTFKLGYQPLFNTGDQVPDGKGGTTLAGGYYDIHGKPIMDDSAGQPVQFFSDCPDGCNLLNPMPSTVPGVKGNPLFAVVQFEYASRDAKDKNMYGKLPSPIAVLTLDQDKETGALRLVQYHTVDTSKAHGLWITCGASLSPWNTHLSSEEYEPDAVVAASDEQFRAYSQNLFGDPAKANPYHYGHMPEVVVNPDGTGTIRKHYCLGRISHELVQVMPDQRTVLMGDDATNGGLFMFIADKPADLSAGTLYAAKLEQEPGVALDKGGAFKLVWVKLGHATSAEIERLADTLKHSDILEVKTSDPQDPTFTAVPFNGKQQWVKFKPGMEKAAAFLETHRYAPTVGATLALTKLEGVTVNAKDKVAYAAMSYIYKSMSDGKSGIKVNAINAGAVYQLPMKGGQSDSAGTAIDSEWVPVHLSTVPALVGRDLPTPDALGNTADADLIANPDNLKFSERMRTLFIGEDSGNHVNNFLWAYNVDTGKLARLLSCPAGAESTGLQAVDDVNGFAYIMSNFQHPGDWEKGLHDKVKAEVAPLIDEAYRNRRAGGVGYIHGLPQPA; from the coding sequence ATGTCCCAGTTGCCCGAGACGTCCCGGCGTTCGGTGCTCCGCATTCTCGCCGGAATGCCGCTGCTCCCGGTCGCCGGAATGGCCGGGGGTTCCGCCGTCACCCTGCTCGCGCCGACCGGCGCCGCTGCCAAGGCTGCCCCGACCGCCGCCGAGTTCATCGGCATGGCCGCCCCGGCGACCGCGCGGGCCCAGGCCTCCACGCAGGTCGAGTCGAGCATGGTCGTCACCTTTGCCGACGGCAAGAAGCAGACCTTCAAGCTCGGCTACCAGCCCCTGTTCAACACCGGCGACCAGGTGCCGGACGGCAAGGGCGGCACGACGCTGGCCGGCGGCTACTACGACATCCACGGCAAGCCGATCATGGACGACTCGGCCGGGCAGCCGGTGCAGTTCTTCTCCGACTGCCCGGACGGCTGCAACCTGCTCAACCCCATGCCGTCGACCGTCCCGGGCGTGAAGGGCAACCCGCTCTTCGCCGTCGTGCAGTTCGAGTACGCCTCGCGCGACGCCAAGGACAAGAACATGTACGGCAAGCTGCCGTCGCCGATCGCCGTCCTGACGCTCGACCAGGACAAGGAGACCGGCGCCCTGCGCCTCGTCCAGTACCACACCGTCGACACCAGCAAGGCGCACGGCCTGTGGATCACCTGCGGCGCCAGCCTGTCGCCGTGGAACACCCACCTGTCGAGCGAGGAGTATGAGCCGGACGCGGTCGTCGCCGCCTCCGACGAGCAGTTCCGCGCCTACAGCCAGAACCTGTTCGGCGACCCGGCCAAGGCCAACCCCTACCACTACGGCCACATGCCGGAGGTGGTGGTGAACCCCGACGGCACCGGCACGATCAGGAAGCACTACTGCCTCGGCCGCATCTCGCACGAGCTGGTGCAGGTGATGCCGGACCAGCGCACGGTGCTGATGGGCGACGACGCCACCAACGGCGGCCTGTTCATGTTCATCGCCGACAAGCCGGCCGACCTGTCCGCCGGCACGCTCTATGCGGCGAAGCTGGAGCAGGAGCCGGGCGTCGCCCTCGACAAGGGCGGTGCCTTCAAGCTGGTCTGGGTCAAGCTCGGCCACGCCACCAGCGCCGAGATCGAGCGTCTGGCCGACACGCTGAAGCACTCCGACATCCTGGAGGTCAAGACCAGCGACCCGCAGGACCCCACCTTCACCGCCGTTCCCTTCAACGGCAAGCAGCAGTGGGTGAAGTTCAAGCCGGGCATGGAGAAGGCCGCCGCCTTCCTCGAAACCCACCGCTACGCCCCCACCGTCGGCGCGACGCTCGCCCTCACCAAGCTGGAAGGCGTCACCGTCAACGCCAAGGACAAGGTCGCCTACGCGGCGATGTCCTACATCTACAAGTCGATGAGCGACGGCAAGAGCGGCATCAAGGTCAACGCCATCAACGCCGGCGCCGTCTACCAGCTTCCGATGAAGGGCGGCCAGTCCGACTCGGCCGGCACCGCCATCGACAGCGAGTGGGTGCCCGTCCACCTCAGCACCGTCCCGGCGCTGGTCGGCCGCGACCTGCCGACGCCGGACGCGCTCGGCAACACCGCCGACGCCGACCTGATCGCCAACCCGGACAACCTGAAGTTCTCCGAGCGGATGCGCACCCTGTTCATCGGCGAGGACAGCGGCAACCACGTCAACAACTTCCTGTGGGCCTACAACGTCGACACCGGCAAGCTGGCGCGCCTGCTGTCCTGCCCGGCCGGCGCCGAATCGACCGGCCTGCAGGCGGTCGACGACGTCAACGGCTTCGCCTACATCATGAGCAACTTCCAGCACCCCGGCGACTGGGAGAAGGGCCTGCACGACAAGGTGAAGGCGGAGGTCGCCCCGCTGATCGACGAGGCCTACCGCAACCGGCGCGCCGGCGGCGTCGGCTACATCCACGGCCTGCCGCAGCCGGCCTGA
- a CDS encoding ABC transporter ATP-binding protein, which translates to MVDVRHLTLTYQTADKPVYALSDVSLTIGKGDFISLIGPSGCGKTTLMRVVADLEQPTSGEVTVNGMTPEQARLKRAYGYVFQAPALYPWRTVERNVMLPLEIMGLPRAERKARAAEQLRNVGLAGFEKKFPWQLSGGMQQRVSIARALAFEPELLLMDEPFGALDEITRDHLNLQLTQLWRRTRKTCIFVTHSIAEAVFLSTRIVVMSPRPGRILDVIDCDLPAERTLDIRETPEFAALAHRVRDGLKEGHSYDD; encoded by the coding sequence ATCGTGGACGTCCGCCATCTGACGCTGACCTACCAGACCGCCGACAAGCCGGTCTACGCGCTGAGCGACGTCAGCCTGACCATCGGCAAGGGCGACTTCATCTCGCTGATCGGGCCGTCCGGCTGCGGCAAGACCACGCTGATGCGCGTGGTGGCCGACCTGGAGCAGCCGACCTCCGGGGAGGTCACGGTCAACGGGATGACGCCGGAACAGGCGCGGCTGAAGCGCGCCTACGGCTATGTCTTCCAGGCGCCGGCGCTCTATCCCTGGCGGACGGTGGAGCGCAACGTGATGCTGCCGCTGGAGATCATGGGGCTGCCCAGGGCGGAGCGGAAGGCCCGCGCCGCCGAGCAGCTTCGCAACGTCGGGCTGGCCGGCTTCGAGAAGAAGTTCCCCTGGCAACTGTCGGGCGGCATGCAGCAGCGCGTCTCCATCGCCCGCGCGCTGGCCTTCGAGCCCGAACTGCTGCTGATGGACGAGCCGTTCGGCGCGCTCGACGAGATCACCCGCGACCATCTGAACCTGCAGCTCACCCAGCTCTGGCGGCGGACGCGCAAGACCTGCATCTTCGTCACCCACTCCATCGCCGAGGCGGTCTTCCTCTCCACCCGCATCGTGGTGATGAGCCCGCGGCCGGGCCGCATCCTCGACGTCATCGACTGCGACCTGCCCGCCGAGCGGACGCTGGACATCCGCGAGACGCCGGAGTTCGCCGCGCTGGCGCACCGGGTGCGCGACGGCCTGAAGGAGGGGCATTCCTATGACGACTGA
- a CDS encoding ABC transporter permease yields MSRTTPMSPAPLVMLVAPLLPIAWQGGAPVYLPQSPAALACFAVSLGALLLRGTVRGSLAEAVLLLAGVVAAFAAPVLLIGQGLALAQAPGVWVHLAGGVLLLWRVLALVAPLDGAGRLAGPALFGLALVALWEILTRGFEVPAVLLPPPSAILAALAANAADLWDDFRQTVLKSVLRGYLIGCGAGFAVAILADRVPALARGLLPLGNLASAIPVVGIAPIMVMWFGFDWQSKAAVIVVMTFFPMLINTLAGLSSAERIQLDLMRSYGAGYWRTLVLLRLPSALPFLFNGLKINSTLALIGAIVAEFFGTPVVGMGFRISTQVARMNLDVVWASIAVAALTGSLLYGALALAERRATSWHPSFRKR; encoded by the coding sequence ATGAGCCGGACGACGCCCATGTCCCCGGCCCCGCTGGTGATGCTGGTGGCGCCGCTGCTGCCGATCGCCTGGCAGGGAGGCGCGCCGGTCTACCTGCCGCAGAGCCCGGCGGCGCTCGCCTGCTTCGCCGTCAGCCTCGGCGCCCTGCTGCTGCGGGGCACGGTGCGCGGTAGCTTGGCGGAGGCGGTGCTGCTGCTGGCCGGCGTCGTTGCCGCCTTCGCCGCCCCCGTCCTGCTGATCGGCCAGGGTCTGGCCCTGGCGCAGGCGCCGGGCGTCTGGGTCCATCTGGCGGGCGGCGTGCTGCTGCTGTGGCGGGTGCTGGCGCTGGTCGCGCCTCTCGACGGGGCGGGGCGCCTCGCCGGGCCGGCGCTGTTCGGCCTCGCGCTGGTGGCGCTGTGGGAGATCCTGACGCGCGGCTTCGAGGTGCCGGCCGTTCTGCTGCCGCCGCCGAGCGCCATCCTCGCGGCGCTTGCCGCCAACGCCGCCGACCTGTGGGACGATTTCCGGCAGACGGTGCTGAAATCGGTGCTGCGCGGCTATCTGATCGGCTGCGGCGCCGGCTTCGCGGTGGCGATCCTGGCCGACCGGGTGCCCGCCCTGGCGCGCGGCCTGCTGCCGCTCGGCAACCTGGCGAGCGCCATCCCGGTGGTCGGCATCGCGCCGATCATGGTGATGTGGTTCGGCTTCGACTGGCAGTCCAAGGCGGCGGTGATCGTCGTCATGACCTTCTTCCCGATGCTGATCAACACGCTGGCCGGACTGTCGAGCGCGGAGCGGATCCAGCTCGACCTCATGCGGTCCTATGGCGCGGGCTACTGGCGCACGCTGGTGCTGCTGCGGCTGCCGTCGGCCCTGCCCTTCCTGTTCAACGGGCTGAAGATCAACTCCACCCTCGCCCTGATCGGCGCCATCGTCGCCGAGTTCTTCGGCACGCCGGTGGTCGGCATGGGATTCCGCATCTCCACCCAGGTCGCCCGCATGAACCTGGACGTGGTGTGGGCGAGCATCGCCGTCGCCGCCCTGACCGGCTCGCTGCTCTACGGCGCGCTGGCGCTGGCCGAGCGGCGGGCGACCTCCTGGCATCCCTCCTTCCGCAAACGATAA
- a CDS encoding aspartate aminotransferase family protein produces the protein MTPLDDMRTPGPDRAAGLTREELDAHWMPFTANREFKSNPRMIVKAEGTWYWDARGRRIYDSLSGLWCCGAGHSRREIAEAVARQIAELDYSPAFQYGHPAAFKLAHKVASLAPAGLDHVFFVNSGSEAADTSLKMARAYWRMKGQPTKTKLIGRAKGYHGVNFGGTSLGGIGGNRKLFGSGVDADHLPHTLLPQNLFTKGMPEEGAFLADALEELVMLHDASNIAAVIVEPMAGSAGVLPPPKGYLQRLREICDKHSILLIFDEVITGFGRMGAAFGAQAFGVVPDMMNIAKGLTNGAVPMGAVIASHEIYQTFMDNGGPDYLVEFPHGYTYSAHPVACAAGLAAMEIFETDRLAEKAAALAPHFETVLHGLKGLKHVVDIRNCGLAGAVTIAPLPGEPARRPYEIAMKCWDAGYYVRYGGDTLQFGPHFHTTPEELDTLMTVVADAIRSVA, from the coding sequence ATGACCCCCCTGGACGACATGCGCACCCCCGGCCCCGACCGTGCCGCCGGCCTGACCCGGGAGGAGCTGGACGCCCACTGGATGCCCTTCACGGCGAACCGGGAGTTCAAGTCCAACCCGCGCATGATCGTGAAGGCCGAGGGCACCTGGTACTGGGACGCCCGGGGCCGCAGGATCTACGACAGCCTGTCGGGCCTGTGGTGCTGCGGCGCCGGCCACAGCCGCCGCGAGATCGCCGAGGCCGTCGCCCGCCAGATCGCCGAGCTCGACTACAGCCCGGCCTTCCAGTACGGCCACCCCGCCGCCTTCAAGCTGGCGCACAAGGTCGCCTCGCTGGCGCCGGCCGGGCTCGACCATGTCTTCTTCGTCAATTCGGGCTCCGAGGCCGCCGACACCTCGCTGAAGATGGCGCGCGCCTACTGGCGCATGAAGGGCCAGCCGACCAAGACAAAGCTGATCGGCCGGGCCAAGGGCTATCACGGCGTCAATTTCGGCGGCACCAGCCTGGGCGGCATCGGCGGCAACCGCAAGCTGTTCGGCAGCGGCGTCGATGCCGACCACCTGCCGCACACGCTGCTGCCGCAGAACCTCTTCACCAAGGGCATGCCGGAGGAGGGCGCCTTCCTCGCCGATGCGCTGGAGGAGCTTGTGATGCTTCACGACGCCTCCAACATCGCCGCGGTGATCGTGGAGCCGATGGCGGGCTCGGCCGGCGTGCTGCCGCCGCCCAAGGGCTATCTGCAGCGCCTGCGCGAGATCTGCGACAAGCACTCGATCCTGCTGATCTTCGACGAGGTCATCACCGGGTTCGGCCGCATGGGGGCGGCCTTCGGCGCCCAGGCCTTCGGCGTGGTGCCCGACATGATGAACATCGCCAAGGGCCTGACCAACGGCGCCGTGCCGATGGGGGCGGTGATCGCCAGCCACGAGATCTACCAGACCTTCATGGACAATGGCGGGCCCGACTATCTGGTGGAGTTCCCGCACGGCTACACCTATTCGGCCCATCCCGTGGCCTGCGCCGCCGGCCTCGCCGCCATGGAGATCTTCGAGACGGACCGTCTGGCGGAGAAGGCGGCGGCGCTCGCCCCGCATTTCGAGACCGTGCTGCACGGCCTGAAGGGGCTGAAGCACGTCGTCGACATCCGCAACTGCGGCCTCGCCGGTGCGGTCACCATCGCGCCGTTGCCGGGCGAGCCGGCCCGCCGCCCCTACGAGATCGCGATGAAGTGCTGGGACGCCGGCTACTACGTCCGCTACGGCGGCGACACCCTGCAGTTCGGCCCGCACTTCCACACCACTCCGGAAGAGCTCGACACGCTGATGACCGTCGTCGCCGACGCCATCCGGTCGGTCGCCTGA
- a CDS encoding CoA-acylating methylmalonate-semialdehyde dehydrogenase, with product MTIVPHLIGAATDVPAGSRTADIVNPATGETVGSVPLADRATVEQAIAAAQAAFPAWRATPPARRARVMFRFRQLLEDNAARICELITREHGKTLDDARGELTRGMENVEYACGVADLLKGEHSKNVGPGIDSWSEFQPLGVVAGITPFNFPAMVPLWMYPIAIACGNTFVLKPSERDPSAALLVARLALEAGLPPGVLNVVHGDKVAVDTLLTDPRVQAVSFVGSTPIAEHVYSTASAHGKRVQALGGAKNHAIVMPDADLDNAVSAIMGAAYGSCGERCMAISVVVAVGDELADRLVAKLSAQLRGLAVGAGTAAGCDMGPLVSRVHYEKVKGYVDQGVAEGAELVVDGRGLVVPGHETGFFLGGCLFDRVTPQMTIYREEIFGPVLCVVRVKTMQEGMDLIDAHEYGNGTCLFTRDGEAARYFTDAIRVGMVGINVPLPVPVAYHSFGGWKRSLFGDLSAYGPDGVRFYTRRKTVTQRWPSGGVREGAQFSFPSMK from the coding sequence ATGACCATCGTTCCCCACCTCATCGGCGCCGCCACCGACGTGCCGGCCGGCAGCCGGACCGCCGACATCGTGAACCCGGCCACCGGCGAGACCGTCGGGAGTGTTCCTCTCGCCGACCGGGCGACCGTCGAACAGGCCATCGCCGCGGCGCAGGCCGCCTTCCCGGCCTGGCGGGCCACCCCGCCGGCCAGGCGGGCACGCGTGATGTTCCGCTTCCGCCAGCTTCTGGAGGACAACGCCGCCCGCATCTGCGAGCTGATCACGCGCGAGCACGGCAAGACCCTCGATGACGCCCGGGGCGAGCTGACCCGCGGCATGGAGAATGTCGAATATGCCTGCGGCGTCGCCGACCTGCTGAAGGGCGAGCATTCCAAGAATGTCGGGCCGGGCATCGACAGCTGGTCGGAGTTCCAGCCGCTCGGCGTCGTCGCCGGCATCACGCCCTTCAACTTCCCGGCGATGGTCCCGCTGTGGATGTATCCCATCGCCATCGCCTGCGGGAATACCTTCGTCCTCAAGCCGTCGGAGCGCGATCCCAGCGCCGCGCTCCTGGTGGCCCGGCTCGCGCTGGAGGCCGGGCTGCCGCCGGGCGTGCTGAACGTGGTGCATGGCGACAAGGTGGCGGTCGACACGCTGCTGACCGATCCGCGGGTGCAGGCCGTCAGCTTCGTCGGCTCCACCCCGATCGCCGAGCATGTCTATTCCACCGCCAGCGCCCACGGTAAGCGGGTGCAGGCGCTGGGCGGCGCCAAGAACCACGCCATCGTCATGCCGGACGCCGACCTCGACAACGCGGTCAGCGCCATCATGGGGGCGGCCTACGGCTCCTGCGGCGAGCGCTGCATGGCGATCTCCGTCGTGGTCGCCGTGGGCGACGAGCTGGCCGACCGGCTGGTCGCAAAGCTCTCCGCCCAGCTCCGCGGGCTGGCGGTCGGGGCGGGCACCGCGGCGGGCTGCGACATGGGCCCGCTGGTCAGCCGCGTCCATTACGAGAAGGTGAAGGGCTATGTCGACCAGGGCGTCGCCGAGGGGGCGGAGCTGGTGGTGGACGGCCGCGGCCTCGTGGTGCCGGGCCACGAGACCGGCTTCTTCCTCGGCGGCTGCCTGTTCGACCGGGTGACGCCGCAGATGACCATCTACCGGGAGGAGATCTTCGGCCCCGTCCTCTGCGTCGTCCGCGTGAAGACGATGCAGGAGGGCATGGACCTGATCGACGCCCACGAGTACGGCAACGGCACCTGCCTGTTCACCCGCGACGGCGAGGCCGCCCGCTACTTCACCGACGCCATCCGGGTCGGCATGGTCGGCATCAACGTGCCGCTGCCGGTGCCGGTCGCCTACCACAGCTTCGGCGGCTGGAAACGCTCGCTGTTCGGCGACCTTTCGGCCTACGGTCCGGACGGCGTGCGCTTCTACACCCGCCGCAAGACCGTCACCCAGCGCTGGCCCTCGGGCGGCGTGCGCGAAGGGGCGCAGTTCTCCTTCCCCTCGATGAAGTAG
- a CDS encoding ABC transporter permease, translated as MTTDPADTLAGRYGPVAAMALAVLVLWYGGALWLNGPQAAEALTRSGTGWGTADLIRQAFAMKRPVLPTPDQVAVDLWNSLTGHPVTSIRNLLYHTAVTAGSALTGFAMGVVLGVALAAGIVQVRTLESSLLPWIIASQTIPILAIAPMIVVILGNMGFTGLLPKAVISMYLCFFPITVGMVKGLRSADPLALDLMRTYSATTRQTFRLLRLPAALPFLFASLKIAVAASVVGAIVGELPTGGQAGLGARLLSGSYYGQTVQIWSALVMSAVLSVALVAAVGAAERLFVRAGRGGAR; from the coding sequence ATGACGACTGACCCCGCGGACACCCTGGCCGGCCGCTACGGGCCGGTCGCCGCCATGGCGCTGGCCGTCCTCGTCCTGTGGTACGGCGGCGCGCTGTGGCTGAACGGGCCGCAGGCGGCCGAGGCGCTGACCCGCTCCGGGACCGGCTGGGGGACGGCCGACCTGATCCGGCAGGCCTTCGCCATGAAGCGGCCGGTTCTGCCGACGCCGGACCAGGTGGCGGTGGATCTCTGGAACTCGCTGACCGGCCATCCGGTCACCAGCATCCGCAACCTGCTCTACCACACCGCGGTCACCGCCGGGTCGGCGCTGACCGGCTTCGCCATGGGCGTGGTGCTGGGGGTGGCGCTGGCGGCGGGCATCGTCCAGGTGCGCACGCTGGAATCGAGCCTGCTGCCCTGGATCATCGCCTCGCAGACCATCCCGATCCTGGCGATCGCGCCGATGATCGTGGTGATCCTCGGCAACATGGGCTTCACCGGGCTGCTGCCCAAGGCGGTGATCAGCATGTATCTCTGCTTCTTTCCCATCACGGTCGGCATGGTGAAGGGGCTGCGCTCCGCCGACCCGCTGGCGCTCGACCTGATGCGGACCTACAGCGCCACCACCCGCCAGACCTTCCGTCTGCTGCGGCTGCCGGCCGCCCTGCCCTTCCTGTTCGCCAGCCTCAAGATCGCCGTGGCGGCCAGCGTGGTCGGCGCCATCGTCGGCGAGCTGCCGACCGGCGGGCAGGCCGGACTGGGAGCCCGGCTGCTCAGCGGCTCCTACTACGGGCAGACGGTGCAGATCTGGAGCGCGCTGGTCATGTCGGCGGTGCTCAGCGTGGCGCTGGTCGCCGCGGTCGGCGCCGCCGAGCGGCTCTTCGTCCGCGCCGGACGGGGAGGCGCGCGATGA